The following are encoded in a window of Spodoptera frugiperda isolate SF20-4 chromosome 3, AGI-APGP_CSIRO_Sfru_2.0, whole genome shotgun sequence genomic DNA:
- the LOC118274076 gene encoding ubiquitin-conjugating enzyme E2 Q2 gives MACLNTLKLEIKTLEQVFPKNHERFQIMSASVDELTCRFVGKNGKKYEIHANITETYPNTPPVWFADSEDPIVTNAVQILTNTQGRDNHVINQVGILLRELCKLHGVPEPPDLDSLSLPVHPAPQQRVPSVTSNGAESGTEEDEEMAAEEDESEGEDDLPLEMVDDAGRSNKDDMETEHLATLERLRQNQRADYLSGSVSGSLQATDRLMKELRDIYRSCSFKNNMYSIELVNDSLYEWNIRLRSVDPDSPLHNDLLVLKEKEGKDSILLNIMFKETYPFEPPFVRVVYPIISGGYVLVGGAICMELLTKQGWSSAYTVEAVIMQIAATLVKGKARIQFGATKVVSQSQYSLARAQQSFKCLVQIHEKNGWFTPPKEDG, from the exons ATGGCTTGCTTAAATACACTTAAGTTAGAAATCAAAACTTTAGAACAAGTGTTTCCAAAAAACCATGAACGGTTTCAGATAATGTCAGCTAGTGTCGACGAACTGACCTGCAGATTCGTTGGCAAAAATGGAAAGAAATATGAAATACACGCCAATATTACT GAGACTTACCCCAACACTCCGCCTGTATGGTTCGCTGACAGCGAGGATCCCATAGTTACAAATGCTGTCCAGATCCTGACCAATACACAGGGCAGAGATAACCATGTCATAAATCAG GTTGGTATACTGTTGCGGGAACTATGCAAGCTACATGGAGTACCGGAGCCACCAGATTTGGATTCGCTCTCACTTCCAGTGCATCCTGCGCCGCAGCAGAG AGTTCCCAGCGTGACGTCGAACGGCGCCGAGTCGGGCACAGAAGAGGACGAGGAGATGGCAGCCGAGGAGGACGAGTCCGAGGGGGAGGACGACTTGCCACTAGAAATGGTCGATGATGCTGGACGCAGCAACAAA GATGATATGGAAACAGAGCATTTAGCGACACTGGAGCGGCTGCGGCAGAACCAGCGAGCAGATTACTTGTCAGGCAGTGTGTCTGGCAGTCTACAGGCTACCGACAGACTCATGAAGGAACTGCGGGACATATACCGCTCCTGCTCGTTCAAGAACAATATGTACTCTATTG AGCTAGTAAATGATTCCTTGTACGAGTGGAACATCAGGCTGCGCTCGGTGGACCCCGATAGTCCACTCCACAATGATCTGCTTGTGTTGAAAGAGAAAGAGGGCAAGGACTCAATACTGCTCAATATCATGTTCAAAGAAACATACCCATTCGAGCCGCCTTTTGTGAGGGTTGTCTATCCAATAATATCAG GAGGCTACGTACTGGTTGGTGGAGCAATATGCATGGAGCTCCTCACCAAACAAGGCTGGTCTTCGGCTTATACAGTAGAAGCCGTGATAATGCAGATAGCTGCTACCCTCGTGAAAGGCAAGGCGCGAATTCAGTTCGGTGCCACCAAAGTCGTGTCGCAGTCTCAGTACAGTTTGGCGCGCGCACAACAGAGCTTCAAGTGCCTCGTGCAGATACACGAGAAGAATG GATGGTTCACACCACCGAAGGAGGACGGCTAA
- the LOC118274327 gene encoding probable ATP-dependent RNA helicase DHX34 isoform X2, protein MGRSPSPCSSNYYKRKRSRSRSRSRDRDRHKIKKTSASTSTSKSVEEDFSFTNYKRDLNKIILYSNESNTVVNNLDDFWVFLKKYEATLRKAGKPIIDYGPEENSDNTSQTFSKFDCINFKTSIKYVDTVYHDSRRGKLDKKLFQAFLNIVSIYLDFKNKEKFEKLRKLRQAQKDLPVAKYRNEIVAAVKNERVVVVAGDTGCGKSTQVPQYLHEAGFESIACTQPRRIACVSLSKRVAYEMLTQFESKVGYQIRFEKSKTVDTKICFITEGLLLRQMSSENLPNYDVIILDEVHERHLMGDFLLGILKCLIHTRTDIKLVLMSATINIKLFEDYFSAESAVVIQVPGRLFPIQLHYKPILIDDKPTRDDRLDPQPYVQVMQLIDSKYPRNERGDLLIFLSGVQEITTICDAAQQYAEKSKNWIVLPLHSGLSLAEQDKVFDYPPEGVRKCIVSTNIAETSVTIDGIRFVVDSGKVKEMSYDSTTKMQRLKEFWISKASADQRKGRAGRTGPGVCYRIYSQEQFNDMDDFSTPEVSRVPLASLLLLMSSLGVSDVRRFPFLDTPPEDAVENALLELKQHGALTSNEKLTALGKALANLPVEVCLAKTLVVGAATLPPHKLDSALALAAALGIRSIYTTRAHRDFECENARKPDESDHGDPLTLLSLYCAWLREKRDTRGGRAWCRRRGIEEQRLYELTKLAAQLRSLLQSSNLMETPEPESMSSAERALRHGQVKQLKDARRQFKQKAANDLKRKKRLKMSSWEIVDENANDDEDIDIRDVEFRLTNDAQRIQSLIAGSSASSGRDLVMLKLVLCRALYPQVAVADGFNHHKSVAEQLYHTWSKPFVFLHPTSYFGKQSKILQLTEADILSDMRELNAVGYDGKLPVSSKHQILCYLSLLETTKPYIVNSMRMPAAQTLLLLAHSIDTNIGFTSWQGNSTPACAAHTRWWKFYLVAVTRYVCSAAVMVKQRRLLLSSWCRGGVSGALKHVPHFLKMKLTMTRRRKCK, encoded by the exons atGGGGCGAAGCCCTTCTCCTTGCAGTAGTAACTATTATAAGCGAAAGCGTTCACGGTCTCGATCCCGTTCTCGTGATAGGGatagacataaaataaagaaaacatcaGCTTCTACTTCAACATCAAAAAGTGTTGAAGAAGACTTTAGTTTTACGAATTATAAGCgagatttaaacaaaattattttatacagcAATGAAAGTAATACTGTTGTGAATAACCTTGACGACTTTTGGGTGTTTTTGAAGAAATATGAAGCTACTTTGAGAAAGGCCGGCAAACCCATTATAGACTATGGGCCGGAGGAAAACAGCGATAATACTTCCCAAACGTTCTCAAAATTTGattgtataaattttaaaacatcaataaagtATGTAGATACTGTGTACCATGATAGTAGAAGAGGAAAGTTGGACAAAAAACTATTTCAAGCATTCTTGAATATTGTTTCTATTTACCTAGATTTTAAGAATAAAGAGAAGTTTGAGAAGCTTAGAAAATTGAGACAGGCTCAAAAAGATTTGCCAGTGgctaaatatag aAATGAAATAGTGGCTGCAGTGAAAAATGAAAGAGTGGTGGTGGTGGCCGGTGACACTGGATGTGGCAAGTCCACGCAGGTTCCTCAGTACTTACATGAAGCAGGATTTGAAAGTATTG CCTGTACACAACCACGAAGAATAGCCTGTGTATCTTTATCGAAAAGAGTTGCATATGAAATGCTAACGCAGTTTGAAAGTAAAGTCGGCTATCAGATAAGGTTTGAGAAGAGCAAGACTGTGGATACGAAGATATGTTTCATTACCGAAGGATTATTGCTTAGACAG ATGTCATCAGAAAACCTACCaaactatgacgtcataattctGGACGAAGTACATGAGCGGCATTTGATGGGAGATTTCCTATTGGGTATATTGAAATGCCTGATACACACTCGGACTGATATCAAACTTGTACTCATGTCCGCTACTATCAATATTAAGCTGTTTGAAGACTATTTCTCTGCGGAATCTGCTGTTGTTATACAG GTCCCAGGTCGTTTATTCCCGATCCAGTTGCACTATAAACCTATATTGATAGACGACAAACCGACGAGAGATGATCGGCTCGACCCACAGCCCTATGTGCAGGTTATGCAGCTAATTGATAGTAAATATCCAC gtaATGAAAGAGGTGATCTGTTGATATTCTTGTCGGGTGTCCAAGAAATCACTACAATATGTGATGCAGCTCAGCAGTATGCGGAGAAGTCGAAGAACTGGATCGTTCTACCGCTACACAGCGGTTTGTCACTTGCTGAGCAAGATaag GTGTTTGATTACCCCCCAGAAGGAGTTAGGAAGTGTATAGTATCTACGAATATAGCTGAAACTTCTGTCACTATCGATGGGATAAGATTCGTCGTGGATTCCGGCAAG GTAAAAGAAATGAGTTACGATTCCACGACAAAGATGCAGCGATTGAAAGAGTTTTGGATATCGAAGGCTAGTGCAGATCAGCGCAAAGGACGAGCGGGGAGAACAG GTCCCGGCGTCTGCTACCGCATTTATTCACAGGAGCAATTCAATGATATGGATGACTTCAGCACTCCTGAAGTGTCTCGTGTTCCTCTCGCGTCACTCCTACTCCTGATGAGCTCCTTAGGAGTCAGTGACGTCAGACGGTTCCCTTTCCTCGATACTCCGCCTGAAGATGCGGTTGAAAACGCGTTGTTGGAGTTGAAACAACAT GGAGCATTAACATCAAACGAGAAACTAACAGCTTTAGGCAAGGCGCTGGCCAATCTGCCGGTAGAAGTATGTCTTGCTAAGACCCTGGTAGTAGGCGCCGCGACACTACCGCCACATAAACTGGACTCAGCTCTAGCGTTAGCGGCCGCGCTCGGCATACGATCTATTTATACTACTAGAGCGCATCGGGACTTTGAGTGTGAG AACGCTCGCAAACCAGATGAATCAGACCACGGTGATCCATTAACCCTTCTATCGTTATACTGCGCCTGGCTTAGAGAGAAACGAGACACCCGCGGCGGCAGAGCCTGGTGTAGGAGACGAGGGATCGAAGAACAACGACTTTATGAACTCACTAAACTGGCTGCGCAACTTAGATCTCTATTACAG TCGAGCAATTTAATGGAGACCCCAGAGCCGGAATCTATGTCGTCAGCAGAGAGGGCGCTACGGCATGGCCAAGTGAAGCAGTTGAAGGATGCACGACG CCAATTCAAACAAAAAGCAGCCAACGACCTGAAACGCAAGAAGCGTCTCAAAATGAGTTCCTGGGAGATTGTGGATGAGAATGCGAATGATGATGAGGACATAGACATTAGAGATGTGGAGTTTAGATTGACGAATGATGCTCAGCGGATACAGTCGCTTATTGCCGGCTCCAGCGCTTCTAGTGGACGGGATCTTGTTATGTTGAAG TTGGTTCTGTGCAGAGCTTTGTACCCACAAGTAGCGGTAGCAGACGGATTCAACCATCACAAG TCAGTAGCAGAGCAGCTCTACCACACGTGGAGCAAACCGTTCGTGTTCCTACACCCGACATCATACTTCGGCAAGCAGTCTAAAATCCTACAGCTGACAGAAGCGGACATATTGTCAGATATGAGGGAACTCAACGCTGTGGGCTACGACGGCAAGTTGCCTGTGTCTTCTAAACATCAGATTTTGTGttattt ATCACTGTTGGAAACGACTAAGCCGTACATAGTGAATTCTATGCGCATGCCCGCTGCGCAAACTCTACTACTATTAGCGCATTCGATAGACACGAATATTGGCTTTACAAG